One segment of Anatilimnocola aggregata DNA contains the following:
- a CDS encoding DUF1549 domain-containing protein, which translates to MQLPRSLTRPTIALLCLLSSTSMLRADDLPLEPLQIGQPTKLEVHPATVKLNGKNATAQLVVTGHYADGSMQDLTRAATITSSNNDLVIAESAILRGKTDGNAEITIAAGGQQVKLPVEITHAATPARLSFEFDALVALSKNGCNSGACHGSPSGKGGFRLSLRAFDPVLDNLTLIREDLGRRTNKVTADESLLLLKPLMKVPHGGGQKMKKSDPAYAVLRDWIEQGCNADPADQARCVKIEVSPPTGRQFKFPAHTQQLAVRAHFSDGTSRDVTPLACYSSSDTEVAEVTEAGLVIGKNRGEAAILVRYLEHIESVFLTFVKDIPGYQWPNPPTNNYIDELVNVKLRQLQYLPSGLCSDEEFLRRAYCDVIGTPPTVDEVRAFLADGAPDKRAKAINALLDRPEYARFWALKWGDLLRLTNQQIGNSGMFKYHRWVERALATNMPYDQFAKELLVASGSTLENPAANFYRTAGDTNECVETISQVFLGARLQCAKCHNHPFERWTQDNYYGMAAFFNRVQRKKSARPDELVVYMARGGEVTQPRTNKQMKPWLPQRGDVDPPADSDRRDTFANWLIEKENPYFAKIEVNRLWSHLLGRGIVEPADDFRESNPPSIAALLDALAKDFVEHNYDRKHILRTILNSRTYQADFRPNDMNKDDVKYFSHYQPRLLSAEQLLDSICAVTDLPETFAGLPVGTKATQLPSPDLAKHEFLKIFGQPERQTVCACERTSDSNLGMAIQFFNGPLIYGKLRDANNRFRKAITAGKKNEDIIEDLYLAAVSRRPTPKELEASLTHIASKGDQVVGLEDVCWALLNTNEFLFQH; encoded by the coding sequence ATGCAACTGCCACGTTCGCTGACGAGACCGACCATCGCTCTGCTCTGCCTGCTCAGCAGCACGTCGATGCTCCGGGCTGATGATTTGCCGCTCGAGCCGCTTCAAATCGGCCAGCCTACAAAGTTGGAAGTCCATCCGGCGACCGTAAAACTGAACGGCAAGAATGCCACCGCTCAGCTTGTCGTCACCGGCCACTATGCCGACGGCTCGATGCAAGATCTGACCCGCGCCGCCACGATCACCTCGAGCAACAACGATCTCGTGATTGCCGAGAGTGCCATCCTGCGTGGCAAGACCGATGGCAATGCCGAAATCACCATCGCCGCTGGTGGCCAGCAAGTGAAGCTGCCGGTGGAAATCACCCACGCAGCCACTCCGGCTCGTTTGTCGTTCGAGTTCGACGCCCTCGTGGCCCTTTCGAAGAACGGCTGCAACTCCGGCGCTTGTCACGGTTCCCCCAGTGGCAAGGGTGGCTTTCGCCTTTCGCTGCGGGCCTTCGATCCCGTGCTCGATAACCTCACACTCATTCGCGAAGATCTCGGCCGCCGCACCAATAAAGTGACTGCCGACGAAAGCTTGCTGCTCCTTAAGCCGCTGATGAAAGTTCCGCACGGCGGCGGCCAGAAGATGAAGAAGTCGGATCCCGCCTACGCCGTGCTGCGCGACTGGATCGAACAAGGCTGTAACGCAGATCCCGCCGATCAGGCCCGCTGCGTGAAGATTGAAGTCTCGCCGCCGACCGGCCGGCAGTTCAAGTTTCCTGCACACACCCAACAGTTGGCCGTGCGAGCTCATTTTTCGGATGGCACCAGCCGCGATGTCACGCCGCTCGCTTGCTACTCGTCGTCCGATACCGAAGTCGCCGAAGTGACCGAAGCCGGCCTCGTCATCGGCAAAAACCGAGGCGAAGCTGCGATTTTGGTTCGCTATCTCGAACACATCGAATCGGTCTTTCTCACCTTCGTGAAAGACATCCCCGGCTATCAGTGGCCCAATCCGCCGACGAACAATTACATCGACGAACTCGTCAACGTCAAACTGCGACAATTGCAGTACCTGCCATCGGGCCTCTGCAGTGACGAAGAGTTCCTCCGTCGGGCCTATTGCGACGTGATCGGCACGCCACCCACCGTGGACGAAGTGCGAGCCTTCCTGGCTGACGGTGCTCCCGACAAGCGGGCGAAGGCGATTAACGCGCTGCTCGATCGTCCGGAATACGCTCGCTTCTGGGCGCTCAAGTGGGGCGATCTGCTGCGACTGACGAATCAGCAAATCGGCAACAGCGGGATGTTCAAATATCATCGCTGGGTCGAACGGGCGCTAGCCACCAACATGCCCTACGATCAATTCGCCAAGGAATTGCTCGTCGCCAGTGGCAGCACGCTGGAAAATCCAGCAGCCAATTTTTATCGCACGGCCGGCGATACGAATGAATGCGTCGAAACGATCTCGCAAGTCTTTCTCGGCGCTCGCCTGCAGTGCGCCAAGTGCCACAACCATCCGTTCGAACGATGGACGCAAGATAACTACTATGGCATGGCAGCCTTTTTCAATCGCGTGCAGCGGAAGAAGTCGGCGCGCCCCGATGAACTGGTTGTCTACATGGCCCGCGGTGGTGAAGTCACCCAGCCGCGCACCAACAAGCAGATGAAGCCGTGGCTGCCGCAGCGGGGCGACGTCGATCCTCCTGCCGATAGCGACCGCCGCGACACGTTTGCCAATTGGCTGATCGAAAAAGAGAATCCCTACTTCGCCAAGATCGAAGTTAATCGACTTTGGAGCCATCTGCTCGGGCGTGGCATTGTCGAACCGGCCGATGACTTCCGCGAGTCGAATCCGCCGTCGATTGCGGCCCTGCTCGACGCGCTGGCCAAGGACTTTGTCGAACACAACTACGACCGCAAGCATATCCTGCGGACCATTCTCAACAGCCGCACCTACCAGGCCGACTTCCGCCCGAATGATATGAACAAGGACGATGTAAAGTACTTTTCCCATTATCAGCCGCGGCTCCTTTCGGCCGAGCAATTGCTCGACTCCATCTGTGCCGTCACCGACCTGCCCGAAACCTTCGCGGGCTTGCCAGTTGGTACCAAGGCGACGCAGCTGCCTTCGCCCGATCTGGCCAAGCATGAGTTTCTGAAGATCTTCGGCCAGCCCGAACGTCAAACCGTGTGCGCTTGCGAGCGGACCAGCGATTCGAACCTCGGCATGGCGATTCAGTTCTTCAACGGCCCGCTGATTTATGGCAAGCTGCGCGATGCGAACAATCGCTTTCGCAAAGCCATCACCGCGGGCAAGAAGAACGAAGACATCATCGAAGATTTGTACCTCGCCGCCGTCAGCCGTCGTCCCACGCCCAAAGAACTGGAAGCCAGCCTCACCCACATCGCCAGCAAGGGGGACCAGGTCGTCGGGCTGGAAGATGTCTGCTGGGCGCTCCTCAACACCAACGAGTTCCTGTTTCAACACTAA